In Penaeus monodon isolate SGIC_2016 chromosome 15, NSTDA_Pmon_1, whole genome shotgun sequence, a genomic segment contains:
- the LOC119582369 gene encoding solute carrier family 22 member 15-like, whose translation MQTMERPHQDTHANGQKGALGRHLDEAFILFRTPRLRAITLSLYSNYLLVGAVYFGLSLSGGDLSSDPFLYMALTGVVELPAYTLVIPLVARYGRRAPVVAFFFIILNCWGNQKKKVIHLFSYPLSGSMVLALIGKMSIASAFQILDLYSSELFPTEVRTRGMSTAHVMSRVGSACSPYIIDYLGPLYPWAPSAVFGAASVLAGLATLPLPETLHVPLPDTIAHLEEREIRTRHSG comes from the exons ATGCAGACGATGGAACGCCCGCACCAAGACACTCACGCCAACGGCCAAAAAGGGGCGCTCGGAAGGCATCTGGATGAGGCATTTATTCTCTTCAG AACCCCCCGCCTCCGCGCCATCACCCTGAGCCTGTACAGCAACTACCTGCTGGTGGGCGCCGTGTACTTCGGCCTCTCCCTCAGCGGCGGCGACCTCAGCTCCGACCCGTTCCTGTACATGGCGCTGACGGGGGTCGTGGAGCTGCCGGCCTACACCCTGGTCATCCCCCTGGTGGCTCGCTACGGCAGGAGGGCCCCCGTCGTCGCCTTCTTCTTCATAA TTCTCAATTGCTggggaaaccaaaagaaaaaagtaatacatCTGTTTTCTTACCCCCTTTCAGGATCGATGGTTTTAGCCCTTATAGGAAAGATGAGCATCGCTTCAGCATTTCAGATCCTTGACTTATACTCTTCAGAACTCTTTCCTACGGAGGTCAGAACGAGAGGAATGAGCACTGCCCATGTTATGTCAAGGGTGGGGTCTGCCTGTTCGCCTTACATTATAGACTACTTG GGCCCCTTGTACCCGTGGGCGCCGTCAGCCGTGTTCGGGGCGGCGTCGGTGCTGGCGGGGCTGGCCACGCTGCCCCTGCCGGAGACGCTGCACGTGCCCCTCCCGGACACCATCGCGCACCTGGAGGAGCGAGAGATCAGGACCAGACACTCAGGCTAG